A stretch of the Ochrobactrum sp. BTU1 genome encodes the following:
- a CDS encoding arylesterase — MRFKLSIPVWLSIFVIAASFIATGARAQEDPTGLEDALPTEQLAQVKIVGFGDSLMAGYFLPSNAAFPQQLEKALDAKGYEVSIENAGVSGDTTTGGLARIDWSIPDGTNLVILELGANDALRGISPDITEKNLDEMLSRLKTRGISVILAGMMAPPNMGKDYAEKFNPIYPKLAQKYGVPLYPFFLDGVATQKGLLLEDGMHPNEKGVETMVTNFMPVIEKTLKAEQKAGTSGG; from the coding sequence ATGCGTTTCAAACTCTCGATCCCGGTATGGCTATCGATTTTTGTCATAGCTGCGTCTTTTATTGCTACCGGTGCGCGTGCGCAGGAAGATCCGACCGGTCTTGAAGATGCTTTGCCGACCGAACAGCTTGCACAGGTCAAGATCGTTGGCTTTGGCGACAGTCTGATGGCGGGCTATTTTCTGCCTTCTAACGCCGCCTTCCCGCAGCAACTTGAAAAAGCGCTGGACGCCAAGGGTTATGAAGTCAGTATCGAAAATGCCGGCGTATCGGGCGACACGACAACGGGTGGACTTGCACGCATTGACTGGTCGATCCCTGATGGCACCAATCTGGTCATCCTGGAACTGGGTGCGAATGATGCGCTGCGCGGTATTTCCCCCGACATTACCGAGAAAAATCTCGATGAAATGCTGTCGCGCCTCAAGACACGCGGCATTTCCGTTATCCTTGCAGGCATGATGGCACCACCCAATATGGGCAAGGATTACGCCGAGAAATTCAACCCGATTTACCCGAAGCTTGCGCAGAAGTACGGCGTGCCGCTTTATCCGTTCTTCCTCGACGGCGTTGCCACGCAAAAGGGGCTACTGCTGGAAGACGGAATGCATCCGAATGAAAAGGGCGTTGAAACAATGGTCACCAATTTCATGCCGGTGATCGAGAAAACCCTGAAAGCTGAACAAAAGGCGGGGACATCGGGCGGCTGA
- a CDS encoding 4a-hydroxytetrahydrobiopterin dehydratase has protein sequence MARNRLTDDELKQALGELNGWQKVDDREAISKSFKFKDFNAAFGFMARAALYAEKLDHHPEWFNVYNRVDVTLSTHSENGITELDIKLARKMNALV, from the coding sequence ATGGCACGCAACAGGCTGACTGATGACGAACTGAAACAGGCACTTGGCGAGCTTAATGGCTGGCAGAAGGTCGATGACCGCGAAGCAATCAGCAAAAGTTTTAAATTCAAGGACTTTAACGCGGCGTTCGGCTTCATGGCCCGAGCAGCACTTTATGCCGAAAAGCTTGACCATCACCCCGAATGGTTCAATGTCTATAATCGTGTCGATGTCACGCTCTCGACCCACAGCGAGAACGGAATCACCGAGTTGGACATCAAGCTTGCTCGCAAGATGAATGCGCTGGTTTAG
- a CDS encoding DUF1232 domain-containing protein encodes MDSVKIDEILEPGNEGDFNDRSERVKKGFWKTARRAGRMVPFMDEVVAAYYCALDQNTPTRVRMTLMAALAYFVLPFDVIPDMLVGIGFTDDIAVLMAALTAVRTHITPAHRIAAREALRDDGEAA; translated from the coding sequence ATGGATAGCGTCAAGATTGATGAAATCCTGGAGCCCGGCAATGAAGGCGATTTCAATGATCGCAGCGAACGGGTGAAAAAAGGATTCTGGAAGACCGCACGTCGTGCCGGTCGCATGGTTCCGTTTATGGATGAGGTTGTGGCCGCCTATTATTGCGCGCTCGACCAAAACACGCCGACGCGTGTGCGCATGACACTGATGGCAGCACTTGCCTATTTCGTTCTGCCCTTCGATGTCATCCCCGATATGCTGGTTGGCATTGGTTTCACCGATGACATTGCAGTGCTTATGGCGGCATTGACTGCTGTTCGCACACATATAACGCCCGCCCATAGAATCGCAGCCCGTGAGGCTCTTCGCGACGACGGTGAGGCTGCTTAA
- a CDS encoding LysE family translocator, with amino-acid sequence MSFLTNLTFIPEWTIFVQFVIATAILSITPGPDMTLFVGRALSEGKAAGFACMAGASTGIVVHTSMVALGLSALILASPAAFTALKVVGAVYLVWLAVQAIRKGSAFSPEKNGGKKHTLVQNWATGLGINLLNPKIILFNMTFLPQFVSAHDPHAMGKLFFLGLSFIPLALPFTIPMVVAADKFAGLLKKNPTVTRIVDWLFAGVFSAFALKIITAQAK; translated from the coding sequence ATGTCTTTTCTGACAAACCTGACCTTCATTCCCGAATGGACCATCTTCGTCCAGTTCGTGATCGCTACTGCAATTTTATCCATCACCCCCGGCCCGGACATGACGCTTTTCGTCGGTCGTGCGCTTTCTGAAGGCAAGGCCGCTGGCTTTGCCTGTATGGCAGGCGCAAGCACCGGCATTGTTGTGCATACGAGCATGGTAGCACTTGGACTTTCAGCGCTCATCCTCGCTTCGCCTGCAGCCTTCACCGCATTGAAGGTGGTGGGTGCGGTATATCTCGTTTGGCTTGCAGTACAGGCCATCCGCAAAGGTTCGGCATTTTCACCGGAAAAGAATGGTGGCAAGAAGCACACGTTGGTTCAGAACTGGGCGACCGGACTTGGCATCAACCTGCTCAATCCGAAGATCATCCTGTTCAACATGACCTTCCTGCCGCAGTTCGTTTCGGCACATGATCCTCATGCGATGGGAAAGCTGTTCTTTCTGGGATTGTCCTTCATTCCGCTGGCACTGCCTTTCACCATTCCAATGGTGGTTGCAGCCGACAAGTTCGCCGGTCTTCTCAAGAAGAACCCAACTGTTACGCGAATTGTCGATTGGCTTTTTGCGGGCGTCTTCTCGGCTTTTGCGCTGAAAATTATCACCGCACAGGCAAAGTGA
- the rlmN gene encoding 23S rRNA (adenine(2503)-C(2))-methyltransferase RlmN, whose translation MSISFDLTIDDTRDQLARHVRANMEQKPSLIGMSREEMADELIKVGVLPKQVKMRIAQLWHWLYVRGVSDFADMRNISKDLRALLAQHFTIARPEVVEEQISQDGTRKWLFRFPPRGAGRPVEIECVYIPEEGRGTLCISSQVGCTLTCSFCHTGTQKLVRNLTSEEILAQLLTARDRLGDFPDTDTPDGAIVPAEGRKVTNIVMMGMGEPLYNFEEVKKALLIASDGDGLALSKRRITLSTSGVVPEIYRTGEEIGVMLAISLHAVRDELRDLLVPINKKYPLEQLIKACREYPGLSNAKRITFEYVMLKDINDSMEDAKLLVKLLRGIPAKINLIPFNPWPGTNYQCSDWEHIERFADYVNAAGYASPIRTPRGRDILAACGQLKSESERMRKTERLALEAMMIAGHGE comes from the coding sequence ATGTCCATTTCGTTCGACTTAACCATTGATGATACGCGCGACCAGCTTGCCCGCCATGTGCGCGCAAACATGGAGCAGAAGCCGTCGCTCATAGGCATGTCGCGCGAGGAAATGGCTGATGAGCTGATCAAGGTTGGCGTTCTGCCAAAGCAGGTCAAGATGCGCATTGCGCAGCTCTGGCACTGGCTATACGTGCGCGGCGTTTCCGATTTTGCTGATATGCGTAACATTTCCAAGGATCTGCGCGCTCTTCTGGCGCAGCATTTCACTATTGCGCGCCCGGAAGTGGTTGAAGAACAAATCTCGCAGGATGGAACGCGCAAATGGCTGTTCCGCTTCCCACCACGCGGTGCCGGGCGCCCTGTCGAAATCGAATGCGTTTATATTCCTGAAGAAGGCCGCGGCACGCTTTGCATTTCTTCTCAGGTTGGCTGCACACTTACCTGCTCCTTCTGCCACACTGGCACACAGAAGCTGGTTCGCAACCTGACATCAGAAGAAATTCTGGCGCAGCTGTTGACCGCGCGTGATCGTCTTGGTGATTTCCCGGATACCGACACACCGGATGGCGCTATCGTGCCTGCTGAGGGCCGCAAGGTCACCAACATCGTCATGATGGGCATGGGTGAGCCGCTTTATAACTTCGAGGAAGTGAAGAAGGCTCTCCTGATTGCATCCGATGGTGATGGGCTGGCACTTTCCAAGCGTCGTATCACGCTTTCGACCTCTGGTGTTGTGCCGGAAATCTATCGCACCGGCGAAGAAATCGGCGTGATGCTGGCGATCTCGCTACATGCCGTGCGCGACGAACTGCGCGATCTTCTGGTGCCGATCAACAAGAAATATCCGCTGGAACAGCTGATCAAGGCTTGCCGTGAATATCCCGGCCTGTCGAATGCCAAGCGCATCACCTTTGAATATGTGATGCTCAAGGACATCAATGACAGCATGGAAGACGCCAAGCTGCTGGTGAAGCTGCTACGCGGTATTCCGGCCAAGATCAATCTCATTCCGTTCAACCCATGGCCGGGCACCAACTACCAGTGCTCCGACTGGGAGCATATTGAACGCTTCGCCGATTATGTGAATGCGGCAGGCTACGCTTCGCCGATCCGCACGCCACGCGGCCGCGATATTCTGGCGGCCTGTGGTCAATTGAAGTCGGAATCAGAACGTATGCGCAAGACGGAACGTCTGGCGCTTGAAGCGATGATGATCGCCGGACACGGTGAGTAA
- a CDS encoding ParD-like family protein translates to MGIVKIGDELHEELRKASDVMCRSINAQAEYWMKIGMLAQANPELSFNEIVQMQLRAAQVELPVLVVQSS, encoded by the coding sequence ATGGGTATCGTAAAAATCGGCGATGAACTGCATGAGGAATTGCGCAAGGCAAGTGATGTCATGTGCCGTTCGATCAATGCGCAGGCTGAATACTGGATGAAAATCGGTATGTTGGCACAGGCAAATCCGGAACTGTCCTTCAATGAGATCGTGCAGATGCAGTTGCGCGCGGCACAAGTTGAGCTTCCTGTTCTGGTGGTGCAGTCATCATGA
- a CDS encoding class I SAM-dependent methyltransferase: MINSDNPFTDPQVVARYAEGPPKAVPGFRDMQRMTRLLLAETVSDTASILVLGAGGGLELKLFAENHPHWTFEGVDPSAEMLQLARQNLGTNAARVNFHEGYIDSAVLGPFDGAVCLLTMHFLDEKTRKQTLSDIHRRLKPGAPFIMAHFSFEQGSADERALWLSRYSAFLNDSGVDMASAVKAGTAINERLHILTPRQDEALIRGAGFKDLSLFYASFTYRGWVAYA, encoded by the coding sequence ATGATTAATTCTGACAATCCATTTACCGATCCGCAGGTCGTAGCACGTTACGCAGAAGGGCCGCCGAAAGCTGTGCCGGGATTTCGGGATATGCAGCGCATGACGCGTTTGCTGCTTGCCGAAACCGTGTCCGATACTGCAAGCATTCTGGTGTTGGGTGCGGGCGGTGGTCTTGAACTCAAGCTCTTTGCGGAAAATCACCCGCATTGGACCTTTGAAGGTGTCGACCCTTCCGCAGAAATGCTTCAATTGGCGCGGCAAAACCTTGGCACCAATGCAGCTCGTGTGAACTTCCATGAAGGTTATATCGATAGCGCAGTTCTCGGGCCATTTGATGGAGCAGTTTGTTTGCTGACCATGCATTTTCTGGATGAGAAAACGCGCAAACAAACTCTTTCAGACATCCATCGCCGCCTGAAACCCGGCGCACCATTTATCATGGCACATTTCAGTTTTGAGCAGGGGAGTGCCGATGAGCGAGCTTTGTGGTTGTCACGCTATTCTGCCTTTTTGAATGATTCCGGTGTCGATATGGCAAGTGCAGTAAAAGCCGGTACAGCGATCAATGAGCGTTTGCATATTCTTACGCCGCGACAGGATGAGGCGCTGATACGTGGTGCGGGCTTCAAGGATCTGAGCCTTTTTTATGCATCTTTCACCTATCGCGGATGGGTTGCCTACGCATAA
- a CDS encoding MarR family transcriptional regulator, with protein sequence MEIIEQKHHALLGELERRSSPSSDALKTCFEILSLAAAIDQDCANRLAPHKLSEGKFVLLFLLQNAPDGLSPHELSERAGVTRATITGLLDGLERDGFLKRHADTQDRRKLTIRLTSEGAQLAQQLFVEHTTWIASLMSDLSADEQAVLSTLLRRIFSRTDAGRKP encoded by the coding sequence ATGGAAATTATTGAGCAAAAACATCACGCCCTTCTGGGTGAACTGGAACGCCGCAGCAGTCCGTCTTCTGACGCGCTTAAAACTTGTTTTGAAATCCTGTCGCTTGCCGCTGCAATTGACCAAGACTGCGCCAACAGGCTTGCTCCCCACAAGCTTTCCGAAGGCAAGTTTGTTCTGTTGTTTCTGTTGCAGAATGCGCCTGATGGCCTTTCACCGCACGAGCTTTCAGAGCGTGCTGGCGTGACACGCGCGACCATTACCGGCCTGCTTGATGGCTTGGAACGCGATGGCTTTCTCAAGCGCCATGCGGACACGCAAGATCGCCGCAAACTGACGATCAGGCTGACATCCGAAGGAGCGCAACTGGCGCAACAGCTTTTCGTTGAACATACAACATGGATTGCGAGCCTGATGAGCGATCTTTCCGCCGATGAACAAGCGGTGCTCAGCACATTGCTGCGCCGTATTTTCAGCCGCACGGATGCCGGACGAAAGCCATGA
- a CDS encoding low molecular weight phosphotyrosine protein phosphatase, whose protein sequence is MTRSAPTSILFVCAGNICRSPLAEGVMAQVLAERRIDHVLIDSAGTNGYHTGEEPDDRSIRVAAKHGLDISEQRCRQLTPGDFTRFDLILGMDRYNMRMIAQRQPANASARIGLFTEIAEGKAVEIPDPYYGDIGDFEQVYRMVLASSKALADQFWRETAIKGQASSTT, encoded by the coding sequence GTGACCCGATCAGCCCCGACCAGTATTCTATTTGTCTGTGCAGGCAATATCTGCCGTTCGCCGCTTGCGGAAGGCGTGATGGCTCAGGTTCTGGCTGAGCGTCGCATTGATCATGTGCTGATCGATTCGGCGGGCACAAATGGCTACCACACTGGCGAAGAACCGGATGATCGTTCGATCCGTGTTGCAGCGAAACATGGCCTCGATATTTCCGAGCAGCGCTGCCGCCAACTGACGCCGGGCGACTTTACGCGTTTTGATCTCATCCTAGGGATGGATCGCTATAATATGCGCATGATCGCTCAAAGACAGCCTGCAAATGCAAGCGCTCGTATCGGGCTTTTCACCGAAATTGCAGAAGGAAAAGCCGTTGAAATCCCCGATCCTTACTATGGAGATATCGGGGATTTCGAACAGGTTTACCGGATGGTTCTAGCCTCATCAAAGGCGCTTGCCGACCAGTTCTGGCGTGAAACGGCCATCAAAGGCCAGGCTTCCTCGACGACATAA
- a CDS encoding DNA polymerase Y family protein yields MPLVVTERTANALRLTAVDATAAKLGLFPGMALTDARARVERLDVATAAPERDAALLKRLAHWCERYTPLIAFDEPHGLMLDITGCAHLFGGLAAMREDAIMRIERADLNIQAAMADNSFAARLLARGTRGGVFSKAGVDHFLPRLPISSLELNEAAETGLKRAGLKRIGDVMALPRAALTARFGTDLATKLDRLARQERAPISPLRIVPLNIAERRMSEPVTVMELVEQILQELAQELFALLEVEGKGALLIEASFFRVDGEVRHIRIETGQPLREDRVFLRLARERLKALTDPLDAGFGFDMIRLAALRSGAIAQRQTGLDQHEEDEAGFSQLIDRLSARLGQERVLVSFSRNTHIPERAFGLRPALRIRKSEDYYESSPTLPDDPPPRPIKLFRPPQPIESIAEVPDSPPSFFLWRRVRHHVRLAEGPERIEPEWWLSIGHDVPKLRDYYRVEDDNGQRFWIFREGLYDGFNHPRWFLHGLFA; encoded by the coding sequence ATGCCGCTTGTCGTCACCGAGCGCACGGCCAATGCGCTGCGCCTGACGGCAGTGGATGCTACAGCTGCAAAGCTCGGTCTTTTCCCCGGCATGGCGCTGACCGATGCGCGAGCGCGGGTGGAAAGACTTGACGTTGCAACAGCCGCACCGGAACGCGATGCAGCGTTGCTCAAGCGTCTTGCCCATTGGTGCGAACGCTACACGCCGCTTATAGCCTTCGACGAGCCGCATGGGCTGATGCTCGACATCACCGGCTGCGCACATCTTTTTGGCGGACTTGCTGCCATGCGTGAGGACGCAATCATGCGGATTGAACGGGCTGACCTGAACATACAGGCGGCAATGGCTGACAACAGCTTTGCCGCACGGCTTCTGGCGCGCGGAACGCGCGGCGGCGTTTTCAGCAAGGCTGGTGTCGACCATTTTTTACCACGCCTGCCGATCAGCTCTCTTGAACTGAACGAGGCTGCTGAGACGGGCCTTAAACGCGCCGGGCTAAAGCGCATTGGCGATGTGATGGCGCTGCCCCGCGCAGCCTTGACTGCTCGTTTTGGAACCGACCTTGCCACCAAGCTTGACCGGCTGGCACGACAGGAGCGCGCACCGATTTCGCCCCTGCGTATCGTGCCGCTCAACATTGCCGAACGCCGCATGTCCGAACCGGTCACGGTGATGGAGCTTGTTGAACAAATTTTGCAGGAGCTGGCGCAGGAGCTGTTTGCACTTCTTGAAGTCGAGGGAAAAGGCGCGCTTCTGATCGAAGCATCCTTCTTCCGTGTCGACGGCGAGGTGCGCCATATCCGTATCGAAACTGGCCAGCCTTTGCGTGAAGATCGGGTATTTCTCAGGCTGGCACGGGAGCGGCTCAAGGCTCTCACCGATCCGCTTGATGCCGGTTTTGGCTTCGACATGATCCGTCTGGCAGCACTTCGCAGCGGAGCAATCGCCCAGCGCCAGACAGGGCTTGATCAGCATGAAGAAGATGAAGCTGGCTTCAGCCAGTTGATCGACCGGCTTTCGGCGCGACTGGGGCAGGAGCGTGTACTGGTTTCCTTCTCGCGCAACACGCATATTCCAGAACGTGCTTTTGGCCTGCGCCCTGCCCTGCGAATCCGCAAAAGCGAAGACTATTATGAAAGCAGCCCAACACTTCCCGATGATCCGCCCCCGCGACCAATCAAACTGTTTCGTCCGCCGCAGCCAATAGAGAGTATTGCAGAAGTACCCGACAGTCCGCCGTCGTTTTTCCTGTGGCGGCGTGTGCGTCATCATGTGCGCCTTGCCGAAGGGCCGGAGCGGATCGAACCGGAATGGTGGCTTTCCATCGGTCATGATGTGCCGAAGCTGCGCGATTATTACCGCGTGGAGGATGATAACGGCCAGCGCTTCTGGATTTTCCGCGAAGGGCTTTATGACGGCTTTAATCATCCGCGCTGGTTTTTGCATGGGCTGTTTGCGTGA
- a CDS encoding DNA alkylation repair protein: MSKSPLKISDISAERLSALHSGTVETTVLTECLAIDFASLMQNVFPAVDRGALQVMHEAKDLGISRRMMLAAQLLLSRSGGQVINSLSIHPSDTVRGWACFAIGQLESLSLAERLKLIRPLADDLHFGVREWAWLGLREHISSEIDQTIQLLTPWTADPSPYIRRFACEATRPRGVWSAHIKSLKEAPEKALSILTPLRADPAPYVQDSVANWLNDAAKSRPEWVKALCADWLEASTNPTTARICKRALRSFSK, from the coding sequence ATGAGCAAATCGCCACTGAAAATTTCCGATATCTCGGCCGAACGACTTTCTGCGTTACACAGCGGAACGGTTGAAACGACCGTACTGACCGAATGTCTGGCGATTGACTTTGCGAGCCTCATGCAAAACGTATTTCCGGCCGTTGATCGGGGCGCCTTGCAGGTAATGCATGAAGCCAAAGATCTTGGCATTTCACGCCGCATGATGCTGGCAGCACAGCTTTTGCTCTCACGCTCTGGCGGTCAAGTAATCAATTCTCTGAGTATCCATCCGTCAGATACCGTGCGCGGCTGGGCCTGTTTTGCCATCGGTCAGTTAGAAAGCCTTTCTCTTGCAGAACGTCTGAAGCTCATACGCCCGCTCGCAGATGATCTACATTTTGGCGTGCGCGAATGGGCATGGCTCGGTCTTCGCGAGCATATTTCTTCTGAGATTGACCAAACGATCCAACTGCTTACGCCATGGACTGCCGATCCGTCCCCCTATATCCGGCGATTTGCCTGCGAAGCCACCCGTCCGCGTGGCGTTTGGTCGGCACATATCAAAAGCCTGAAAGAAGCCCCTGAAAAGGCTTTGTCAATTCTGACACCACTTCGCGCCGATCCCGCACCTTATGTGCAGGATTCGGTCGCCAACTGGCTCAATGATGCAGCCAAAAGCCGACCCGAATGGGTGAAGGCGCTTTGCGCAGACTGGCTTGAAGCAAGTACAAATCCCACGACTGCACGTATCTGCAAACGCGCACTGCGTTCCTTTTCTAAATAA
- the map gene encoding type I methionyl aminopeptidase — MIKTPAEVEKMAASGALLASVFTLLDHTPLAGLTTMQVNDLVEDYITRELQARPASKGQYDFPYVLNASRNEVVCHGMPSDSKIIENGEIINFDITLEKDGYIADSSKTYMVGEVTPFASRLVRVTYEALWKGIAAVRPGATLGDIGYAIERHAKRHDYSVVREYCGHGIGREMHEEPQVLHFGKPGTGERLREGMVFTIEPMLNQGTAKVKTEKDGWTVVTRDGKLSAQFEHTVAVTSNGVRVLTLRPGEEKMLAAIRNAV; from the coding sequence ATGATAAAGACACCTGCCGAGGTGGAAAAAATGGCGGCTTCCGGCGCGTTGCTAGCGTCCGTTTTTACACTTCTCGATCATACACCGCTTGCTGGCCTGACTACGATGCAGGTCAATGATCTGGTTGAGGATTATATCACCCGCGAATTACAGGCGCGGCCTGCAAGCAAAGGGCAGTATGATTTTCCTTATGTGCTCAATGCCTCAAGGAATGAAGTCGTCTGCCATGGAATGCCATCGGATAGCAAAATCATCGAAAATGGCGAGATCATCAATTTCGACATTACCCTTGAGAAGGACGGCTATATCGCTGATTCCAGCAAAACCTATATGGTCGGTGAAGTGACTCCCTTTGCTTCGCGTTTGGTGCGTGTGACCTATGAGGCACTATGGAAGGGTATTGCTGCCGTGCGTCCTGGCGCTACGCTGGGCGATATTGGCTATGCTATCGAGCGTCACGCAAAGCGTCATGATTACAGCGTGGTGCGTGAATATTGCGGCCATGGCATTGGTCGTGAAATGCATGAAGAGCCGCAGGTTCTGCATTTCGGCAAGCCGGGCACGGGTGAGCGTCTGCGTGAAGGCATGGTATTCACCATCGAGCCGATGCTTAATCAAGGCACAGCCAAGGTAAAGACCGAAAAAGACGGTTGGACCGTGGTGACGCGCGATGGAAAACTCTCAGCGCAGTTTGAACATACCGTCGCTGTCACGTCGAATGGCGTGCGGGTGCTGACCTTACGTCCTGGTGAAGAAAAGATGCTTGCAGCAATCAGAAACGCTGTCTGA
- a CDS encoding argininosuccinate synthase: protein MSKLKDVKKVVLAYSGGLDTSIILKWLQTELNAEVVTFTADLGQGEELEPARKKAEMLGIKEIFVEDVREEFVRDFVFPMFRANAVYEGVYLLGTSIARPLISKHLIEIAKKTGADAIAHGATGKGNDQVRFELSAYALNPDIKIIAPWRDWSFKSRTHLLEFAEQHQIPVAKDKKGEAPFSVDANLLHSSSEGKVLEDPAIEAPEYVHMRTISPETAPDTPTIIKIGFEKGDAVSINGERLSPATLLAKLNDYGRDNGIGRLDLVENRFVGMKSRGVYETPGGTILLAAHRAIESITLDRGAAHLKDELMPRYAELIYYGFWFSPEREMLQAAIDLSQRHVEGEVTLKLYKGNVIVTGRESDKSLYSDKLVTFEDDQGAYDQKDAAGFIKLNALRLRTLAARDRR, encoded by the coding sequence ATGAGCAAGCTGAAAGACGTTAAAAAGGTCGTTCTCGCCTATTCTGGCGGTCTCGACACCTCGATCATCCTGAAATGGTTGCAGACTGAGCTTAACGCAGAAGTCGTCACCTTTACCGCCGATCTCGGCCAGGGCGAAGAACTTGAACCAGCACGCAAGAAGGCCGAAATGCTGGGTATCAAGGAAATTTTCGTTGAGGATGTGCGCGAAGAATTCGTGCGCGATTTCGTCTTCCCGATGTTCCGCGCCAACGCCGTCTATGAAGGCGTCTATTTGCTCGGCACTTCGATTGCCCGTCCGCTGATCTCCAAGCACCTGATTGAAATCGCCAAGAAGACCGGCGCTGACGCAATTGCGCACGGCGCGACCGGCAAGGGCAATGATCAGGTTCGCTTCGAGCTTTCCGCATATGCGCTGAACCCGGACATCAAGATCATCGCTCCATGGCGCGACTGGTCGTTCAAGAGCCGCACGCATCTGCTCGAATTTGCTGAACAGCACCAGATTCCGGTCGCGAAAGACAAGAAGGGCGAAGCGCCATTCTCGGTTGACGCAAACCTGCTGCACTCTTCGTCTGAAGGCAAGGTTCTGGAAGATCCGGCGATCGAAGCGCCTGAATATGTGCATATGCGCACGATTTCGCCAGAAACCGCCCCGGATACACCAACCATCATCAAGATTGGCTTTGAAAAGGGTGATGCGGTTTCGATCAATGGCGAACGTCTGTCGCCTGCAACGCTGCTTGCCAAGCTCAACGATTATGGCCGTGACAACGGCATTGGTCGTCTTGACCTCGTTGAAAACCGCTTCGTCGGCATGAAATCGCGCGGCGTCTATGAAACGCCAGGTGGCACGATCCTGTTGGCAGCACACCGCGCCATCGAATCGATCACGCTCGATCGTGGTGCGGCGCACCTCAAGGATGAGCTGATGCCACGCTATGCGGAACTCATCTATTACGGTTTCTGGTTCTCGCCAGAACGCGAAATGCTGCAGGCTGCTATCGATCTCAGCCAGCGTCACGTCGAAGGTGAAGTCACGCTCAAGCTCTATAAGGGCAATGTGATTGTGACCGGTCGTGAATCGGACAAGTCGCTCTATTCCGACAAGCTCGTGACGTTTGAAGACGATCAGGGCGCCTATGACCAGAAGGACGCAGCAGGCTTCATCAAGCTCAATGCACTTCGTCTGCGCACATTGGCTGCACGCGACCGTCGCTAA
- the thpR gene encoding RNA 2',3'-cyclic phosphodiesterase — protein sequence MPRLFTALEIPRDAALSLSLLRGGLPGARWIDVENYHITLRFIGDVEGHVADEVANALDRVRRPEFMLNLSGVDAFGSKKPHSIYAGVSPSPELNALQGEIERICQRLRIPADPRKFTPHVTLARLRNPHIADVVHYLSSRGNFSTMPFKVGRFVLMSSRDSVGGGPYVVEEAWPLMAVSRQNWSASAFDEARTIR from the coding sequence ATGCCGCGTCTCTTTACTGCCCTCGAAATCCCGCGCGACGCCGCGCTTTCGCTCTCGTTATTACGAGGCGGCCTCCCCGGCGCACGCTGGATTGATGTCGAAAATTACCACATAACCCTGCGTTTTATCGGGGATGTGGAAGGCCATGTGGCCGACGAGGTTGCCAATGCGCTTGATCGCGTGCGGCGCCCCGAATTCATGCTCAACCTGTCAGGTGTCGATGCTTTCGGTTCCAAGAAGCCGCACAGCATCTATGCGGGCGTATCCCCCTCGCCTGAACTCAACGCATTGCAAGGCGAAATCGAACGCATTTGCCAGCGGCTTCGCATTCCCGCCGATCCGCGTAAATTCACACCCCATGTGACTTTGGCACGGCTGCGAAATCCGCACATTGCGGATGTCGTGCATTATCTCTCATCAAGAGGTAATTTCTCAACAATGCCGTTCAAGGTGGGCCGCTTCGTGCTGATGTCCTCACGCGATTCTGTCGGCGGCGGACCTTATGTCGTCGAGGAAGCCTGGCCTTTGATGGCCGTTTCACGCCAGAACTGGTCGGCAAGCGCCTTTGATGAGGCTAGAACCATCCGGTAA